One Carassius auratus strain Wakin unplaced genomic scaffold, ASM336829v1 scaf_tig00005214, whole genome shotgun sequence genomic window carries:
- the LOC113070654 gene encoding L-rhamnose-binding lectin CSL2 encodes MYTFDSNNRTMIPLSVLLLTLVLLNSRLLISAETVVTCDGFDQLLSCDTGVISVQSATCGRTSSQICSVGRPPSETSNTHCSIDVPAVFKRCNGLRECELNTVGLAPKDPCFGTYKYYTTNYICIPAEISVTCHSGYSYLKCDNGKIQVNTANYGRTDKTTCSEGRPSEQLQNTNCYSPNALAPVSKSCNGLKSCEVFVTHTVFTDPCVGTYKYLAISYYCIPSEVRSSLVCEHETSAMTCDDGTVIRIHSANYGRTDSTTCSTGRPASQLAKTDCYALNSQTVVTSGCEGKNSCSILASNSVFSDPCVGTFKYLYISYFCEPK; translated from the exons ATGTACACTTTTGACAGCAACAACAGAACCATGATCCCTCTCAGTGTCCTCCTGCTTACCT TGGTTCTTCTGAACTCCAGATTGCTGATATCTGCAG agACTGTAGTTACATGTGATGGATTTGACCAGCTCCTCAGTTGTG ATACTGGGGTGATCAGTGTACAATCAGCAACCTGTGGCCGCACAAGCAGCCAAATTTGCAGTGTTGGACGACCACCATCTGAAACATCTAATACTCATTGTTCAATAGATGTCCCTGCTGTCTTCAAACg GTGTAATGGACTGAGAGAGTGTGAGTTAAACACTGTTGGACTGGCACCAAAAGATCCATGTTTTGGCACCTACAAGTACTACACCACCAACTACATTTGCATCCCAGCAG AAATAAGTGTGACTTGTCACAGCGGATACAGTTACTTGAAATGTG ACAATGGTAAGATTCAGGTAAATACTGCAAACTATGGACGTACAGATAAAACCACCTGCTCTGAAGGACGTCCATCCGAACAGCTCCAAAACACCAACTGCTATTCTCCCAATGCACTGGCTCCTGTGTCCAAAAG CTGCAATGGTCTGAAAAGCTGTGAGGTGTTTGTGACACATACAGTCTTTACTGATCCCTGTGTTGGCACATACAAGTACCTCGCAATCTCTTATTATTGCATCCCATCTGAAGTTC GTTCAAGTTTGGTCTGTGAACATGAGACGAGTGCCATGACCTGTG ATGATGGGACTGTCATACGCATTCACAGCGCTAACTACGGCCGAACTGACAGCACCACGTGCTCTACTGGACGACCTGCTTCTCAGCTTGCCAAAACCGACTGCTACGCCCTGAATTCACAGACAGTGGTCACTAGTGG ATGTGAAGGCAAAAACAGCTGCTCCATATTGGCCTCCAACAGTGTCTTCTCGGATCCATGTGTTGGCACATTCAAGTACCTGTACATCTCATACTTCTGCGAGCCTAAGT AG